The sequence TGCTAGCCAACGATTTGGGTGTCGATGCGATTCACGATTTTATGAAGCCGTTTGGTTTCGGACAGATCACAGGGATCGATCTCGAACATGAGCGCAAGGGATTGCTACCATCGACCGCATGGAAACGGTCGGCCTTTAAAACTGCTGCGCGTCAGAAATGGCAAGGCGGGGATACTGTTTCTCTGGGAATTGGTCAGGGTTTCAACACCTTTACACCGCTGCAGATTGCGCATGCGACGGCTACGCTGGTGAACGATGGCATTGTCATGAAGCCGCATCTGGTAAAAATTATTGAAGATGGCGTGACGCATCAGCACACGGTGACGGTGCCAAAAGAGAGTTTTAGAATTCCGTTAAAGCAGGAAAATATCGATTTTATTAAGCGTGCGATGGTGGGTGTGACGCACGAAGGTACAGCAGCGCGGGTTTTTGCCGGTGCTGGCTATGAATCAGGTGGCAAAACCGGTACCGCGCAGGTATTTACGATCAAGCAAAACGAAAAATACAATCAGCATGCCGTCGGTGAGCGCTTCCGTGATCATGCGTTGTACACCGCTTTTGCGCCGGCAGATAAACCGACGATTGCCATCGCCGTCATTGTCGAAAACGGCGGTTTCGGTGCGGCGGCGGCGGCGCCAATCGCACGTAAGGCATTAGATTACTATTTGCTGGGAAAACGGCCTGAAGACAAAGATAAGCCGAGTGTCCTCATGCCAGGATTAGACGAATCGGCTCCGGTCACCGAAAGCAAGCCTGATGCTGGCGATGTGGATATGTATAAACCGGGCGCTGAAACGCAGGGTAATCGAGAGTAGATGTCTTTAGCTTAAATGGCGATGTGACTGAAGTTTTGCTTTGTTATGTTGATGCTTACATTTAATGTAACTATTTGATCTCAGTAGTTTAATTAGAACTGAACAATGAATTTGTCCCCAAAAAATTCCTGGTGGCGTCAGATTAGATCGCATGTTGCGATCTTTGATGGCCCGTTGTCGCTGATCATTTTTTTGATTTTGTCGGTTGGAATCGTGACGTTATATTCTGCCGGAATTGACTTTCCAGGACGCGTGGAAGATCAATTGCGAAATATTTTGGTGGCGTTCGTCGTGATGTGGATCGCGGCCAGCATACCGCCGCAAACCTTGATGCGATTTTCGGTCCCCATTTATACCGTTGGTGTTGCATTATTAATTGCGGTAGCGATGTTCGGCATGGTCAAAAAAGGCGCACGTCGTTGGATAAATTTCGGTGTCGTGATTCAACCTTCCGAGATTATGAAAATCGCCATGCCGCTGATGCTGGCGTGGTATTTTCAGAAGCGCGAAGGCATGATTTCCTGGCGCGACTATCTGGTTGCCGGACTGTTGCTGGTAGTGCCGGTCGGTTTGATCATTCGCCAACCGGATCTGGGAACGGGGACGTTGGTACTCGCCGCTGGGTTTTATGTTATCTTTTTGGCAGGCTTGAGCTGGCGTGTACTGGTCGGTTTGGTGATTGCCGTGCTGGCTAGTTTGCCGGTAGTCTGGACCGTGTTGCATGACTATCAACGCCAGCGTGTGATGATGTTGATTGATCCGACCTCTGATCCGCTCGGCAAAGGATTTCATATTATTCAGTCAACTATTGCTGTGGGTTCCGGCGGCATCTTCGGCAAAGGCTGGCTTAAAGGCACGCAGTCGCATCTCGAATTTATCCCCGAGCGGACCACCGATTTTATTTTTGCAGTGTTCTCAGAAGAGTTCGGATTAATTGGAAACGGGATTTTACTATTTCTCTATGTATTGCTGATCGCACGGGGGCTCATGATTGCAGCCAATGCGCCGACCATGTTCACG is a genomic window of Glaciimonas sp. CA11.2 containing:
- the rodA gene encoding rod shape-determining protein RodA, coding for MNLSPKNSWWRQIRSHVAIFDGPLSLIIFLILSVGIVTLYSAGIDFPGRVEDQLRNILVAFVVMWIAASIPPQTLMRFSVPIYTVGVALLIAVAMFGMVKKGARRWINFGVVIQPSEIMKIAMPLMLAWYFQKREGMISWRDYLVAGLLLVVPVGLIIRQPDLGTGTLVLAAGFYVIFLAGLSWRVLVGLVIAVLASLPVVWTVLHDYQRQRVMMLIDPTSDPLGKGFHIIQSTIAVGSGGIFGKGWLKGTQSHLEFIPERTTDFIFAVFSEEFGLIGNGILLFLYVLLIARGLMIAANAPTMFTRLLAGSITMIFFTYAFVNMGMVSGILPVVGVPLPFMSYGGTALVTLGLGAGILMSIQRHRKLIQT